Proteins encoded together in one Desulfuromonas acetexigens window:
- a CDS encoding ferredoxin, producing the protein MKFTVNQDDCIGCGACESTCPDVFELVDGISHCKLADVPADLQDCALSAEVGCPVQAISHS; encoded by the coding sequence ATGAAATTCACCGTAAACCAGGATGACTGCATCGGCTGCGGAGCCTGCGAATCGACCTGCCCCGACGTCTTCGAGCTGGTCGATGGCATATCCCATTGCAAACTCGCCGACGTTCCCGCCGACCTGCAAGACTGCGCCCTCTCCGCCGAAGTCGGCTGCCCGGTCCAGGCGATTTCCCACAGCTGA
- a CDS encoding virulence RhuM family protein translates to MKNKDKEIQKPHKKEKAIVRSSAAEYLTFVAAGGGSEASVEMRYEDENIWLTQKMMATLYDVSVPAINQHLKRIFADNELTREATVKQYLIVQTEGSREVRREVEHYNLQAIIAVGFKIENERAVQFRKWANQIVKDYTIQGWTMDVERLKRGGNLTDEFFERQLEKIREILQDAGKVSAELAKTHAESEYEKYRIVQDRLFESDFDRMVKQIESAGEEKPEEE, encoded by the coding sequence TCGCTCCTCGGCAGCCGAATATCTGACCTTTGTCGCGGCTGGGGGAGGATCGGAAGCCAGCGTGGAAATGCGCTACGAGGACGAAAACATCTGGCTGACCCAGAAAATGATGGCGACCCTCTACGATGTCTCGGTGCCCGCCATCAACCAGCACCTGAAACGCATTTTTGCCGACAACGAGCTGACGAGGGAGGCAACTGTTAAGCAATACTTAATAGTTCAAACCGAGGGCAGTCGGGAAGTCCGACGCGAGGTTGAACACTACAACCTCCAGGCCATCATCGCCGTCGGCTTCAAGATCGAGAATGAGCGGGCGGTGCAGTTCCGCAAATGGGCCAACCAGATCGTCAAGGATTACACCATCCAGGGCTGGACCATGGATGTGGAACGCCTCAAACGCGGCGGTAACCTGACCGATGAGTTTTTTGAGCGCCAACTGGAAAAAATCCGGGAGATTCTGCAGGACGCGGGAAAGGTATCGGCAGAGCTGGCCAAAACCCATGCCGAAAGCGAATACGAAAAATACCGCATCGTGCAGGACCGGTTGTTTGAAAGTGATTTCGACCGAATGGTAAAGCAGATCGAATCCGCCGGAGAGGAAAAACCGGAGGAAGAATAA
- a CDS encoding DUF4143 domain-containing protein yields the protein MRKSSVVDWCAAFEDAGLLFSVNIFSNSPTRISVNPRKVYCIDHALVASVSSGILTNRDSLLENLVFTALRRVMPEIFYHKTQTGREVDLVALLPALGQERAIMLVQVCASLADSRVKQSEVRSLSEAMVELAVTEGTIVTWRTDETIPVGFGTIQVVPVWRFLLEIEP from the coding sequence GTGCGTAAAAGTTCGGTGGTCGATTGGTGTGCCGCGTTCGAGGACGCAGGGCTGCTGTTCAGCGTGAACATCTTTTCCAACTCGCCGACCCGGATCAGCGTCAATCCCCGCAAGGTCTACTGCATCGACCACGCCCTGGTGGCCTCGGTCAGCTCCGGCATCCTCACCAACCGCGACAGCCTGTTGGAGAATCTGGTGTTCACCGCGCTGCGCCGGGTGATGCCGGAGATCTTCTACCACAAGACCCAAACAGGGCGGGAGGTGGACCTTGTCGCGCTGCTGCCAGCGCTGGGTCAAGAACGAGCCATAATGCTGGTTCAGGTCTGCGCCTCGCTGGCCGATTCCCGCGTCAAGCAGAGCGAGGTCCGTTCCCTCTCCGAAGCCATGGTTGAGCTGGCGGTGACAGAGGGGACCATCGTTACCTGGCGTACCGATGAAACCATCCCCGTGGGCTTCGGCACCATCCAGGTCGTGCCGGTCTGGCGGTTTCTGCTAGAGATCGAGCCGTAG